CAGTAATTCCGCCGCGCCGTCGTCGCGGTGGCGTCCCTTGAACCCCATGTCTCGGAGCTTCATCAGGGCCCCCTGTTTCAGCGATTGGGTCGTATCGCAGTCGCCGTCGACGCAGTGCCAGAGCGCTCTGAGGTAGCGTTCCGGGCCGTCGGACTGGTGTTCGGCGATGAACTCGTCCCAGTCGAAGACGTTCTCGCCGAGGCCGCGGAGCCGCCAGCCGCCGTCGAACTCGTCGAATCCGTGGTGCCAGCCCAGCCGTTCCGAGATGTTGACGTTACAGCTGAACGCCCGCGTCCGATAGCCCTGATCTTGGAGCAGTTTAGGGAGGCGAGTCGTGTGTCGGTCGAAGTCCTGCGATTTGATCGTCACGCCGGCCTCGCTCGCGTAGCGACCGGTGAACAGCGAGGCGTGGGCCGGGGCCGTCCAGTGGCTCGTGCTCCACGCGTTCGTGAACTGCACGCCTGGCAGCCAGTCGAAGTGCTCGTTGAAGGAATCTGCTCGAAGCGTATCGAGCACGACGAGGGCGATAGATGGCTCGTCTCCCATGGTCGCGTGTCCGCTCATCCTACCATACCCCCACAAAGAACCTGTCCCTGGCAATCGAACCGAATGCGACACCAGTAGTCGCCGTCGAATGCGGGCCCCAGTCGCTGGCTTCAGCCCCGCCTCTCCACCAGACGGCGACTGTCGGATTCCGGTCGCAGTTCCGGTCACGCTCACAGGACCGTCGCGATCCCCTCTTCGAGCGCCTCGACCTGTGCGTCCTTCTCGCGCTCGAGTTCGTCCATATCGAACCGGACCGGCTCGCTCGTGACGTCTCCCTCGATCGGGACCCGATCGAAGAGGTTCGCTCGCGGCGTGTCGAAGTAGAACTGCGCCCTGTTGCCGTAGGTCAGGGCTGGGAGACAGGCGTGGATCCGATCGGACCGCACCACGTCCGCGTTGGCGTAGAGGAAGAGGTAATCGGTCACGAGATCGGAGACAAACACGTTTTCGGCCTCGAACAGCGGCGTCTCGAGGCCGACCAGTTCCCTCGCTCGCTCACCGACCGGGAAGTGGTACGGTTCGTCGAAGGGGGCGTGATCTGGTCGGATGATCGTCGATGCGCCGTCGATGTCGGGCTCCTCCTGTTTGTCAAACGTGTGGACGTCGAAGGGCTGATTCGCCTCGGGCGGTTGGTGCCGGTCGCCCAGGAACAGCGAACAGTCGATGCCGTCGTACAGGTACTCGACGAGGTCGCCGTACTCCTCGTAGGCGGTTCGATCCCGCGTGAGCAGGACGTCGATATCGAGCGCGTCGAAGACAGCTTCGACGTATTTCCGTTCGTCCTCGTCGTACTCTTCACCGCCCCCGCCGATGACGACGATTGGAATGTCTCGCTCCCTGAGCTGCCGAAGCGTGTCGTAGTACTTCCGGAACGTCGGTCTCGAGAGCACGCAGCCCGGAAGGACGGCTAGGTCGGCGTCGATCAGTTCGCTGATATTCACCGTGTTCCGTCGAATCGGGTGCGTCGGGGACTCGTAGTCGGATCGATCGTACCCCGTCATCCGCGCGAGCTTCCGGGTACCGCCCCACAGCGCCGCGGTGTCTGCTGCGTGGTTGGGATAGCCGCCCGTTTCAACGATCTCCGCGTCGGGGAATGCCCGCTCGAGCATTGCTCTCGCCCCATAGTCGATGAAGCCGTTCCCGATGTTCGTCGTCCACGTCCGCAAAAGCAGGATTCGCATTGCGGTCCTCTCCACCGGAACGGGACATAATTATACGGTGGCTACAATCCGCAAGTGACCAGTTCGACATCGGAATGTCAGTTTACAGACGACGCTCGCGGGTCGAACCGCGGTACATAGACTGTCGCCTGAAACCGTTTCTGAGAGGGTATCGGAGACCGATTCGCACGGTAATACACCACTGACGTATCCATAGCGGATCTCACGGGAAGTGATCACCTGTCTTTCAGAAACGGCAAGAGAATACCAACCCTTA
This genomic stretch from Natrinema sp. SYSU A 869 harbors:
- a CDS encoding polysaccharide pyruvyl transferase family protein translates to MRILLLRTWTTNIGNGFIDYGARAMLERAFPDAEIVETGGYPNHAADTAALWGGTRKLARMTGYDRSDYESPTHPIRRNTVNISELIDADLAVLPGCVLSRPTFRKYYDTLRQLRERDIPIVVIGGGGEEYDEDERKYVEAVFDALDIDVLLTRDRTAYEEYGDLVEYLYDGIDCSLFLGDRHQPPEANQPFDVHTFDKQEEPDIDGASTIIRPDHAPFDEPYHFPVGERARELVGLETPLFEAENVFVSDLVTDYLFLYANADVVRSDRIHACLPALTYGNRAQFYFDTPRANLFDRVPIEGDVTSEPVRFDMDELEREKDAQVEALEEGIATVL